DNA from Amorphoplanes friuliensis DSM 7358:
ATCCATCGCGCCTGGATGCGCCGGGGATCGCCGAACTCGGCGTTCGAGGGCCGTCGTCCGCAGATCGCGATCGCCAACACCGCCTCCGACCTGACCCCGTGCAACAGCCACCTCGACGAGGTCGCCGAGCACGTCAAACGTGGCATCTGGGAGGCCGGCGGCGTCCCGCTCAACCTCCCTTGCGTGTCGATCGGCGAGACCCAGGTCCGCCCGACCGCGATGCTCTGGCGCAACATGGCCGCGATGGCCACCGAGGAGATGCTGCGCGCCAACCCGATCGACGGCGTCGTCCTGCTCGGCGGCTGCGACAAGACCATCCCCTCCCTGCTCATGGCCGCTGCCTCCGTCGACCTCCCGGCCGTCGTGGTCCCGGGCGGACCCATGCTGACCGGTACGTTCCGAGGCGTACCGCTGGGCTGTGGCACCGACGTCTGGCGTCTGTCCGAGGAGGTCCGCGCCGGCACGCTCAGCGAGGCGGCGTTCCTCGACTCCGAGTCCTCGATGATCCGCAGCCGCGGGCACTGCAACACCATGGGCACGGCCTCCACGATGGGTCTGCTCGCCGAGGCCCTCGGCGCTGTCCTGCCCGGCACCGCGGGCACCCCGGCGCCGGACAGCCGCCTGCTGGCCCGCTCGCACGAGACCGGCCGCCTGATCGTGGAGATGGTCGCCGCGGAACGCCGGCCCAGCCAGGTGCTGACCACCGGCTCGTTCCACAACGCGATCGTGGCGCTGGCCGCGCTCGGCGGCTCCACCAACGCGGTCGTGCACCTGCTGGCGATCGCCGGCCGGCTCGGCGTCCCGCTGAGCCTGGCCGACTTCGACCGGATCGCCGCCGAGGTGCCGCTGCTGGTGAACCTCCAGCCCGCCGGGAAGTACCTGATGGAGGACCTCTACCGGGCCGGTGGCCTGGCCGCGGTGTTGCGTGAGGTGGCCGACCTGCTCGACCAGGACGCGATCGACGTGACCGGCCGGCCGTTCGTCGAGTCGCTCACCGAGGCCCAGATCTGGGACCAGGACGTCATCCGCACCCGCGACAAGCCCTTGCAGCCGAACGCCGGCATCGCCGTCCTGCACGGCAACCTCGCGCCCAAGGGAGCGATCATCAAGCCCGCGGCGGCCAGCCCGCACCTGCTGCAACACCGCGGCCGGGCGCTCGTCTTCGACTCGGTCGAAGACTTCAACGCCCGCATCGACGCGCCCGGCCTCGACGTCGACGCCGACACGGTCCTCGTCCTGCGTGGCTGCGGACCCCGCGGTTACCCCGGCATGCCCGAGGTGGCGAACATGCCACTTCCCACCAAGCTGCTGCACGAGGGCGTCCGCGACATGGTCCGGATCTGCGACGGCCGGATGAGCGGTACGGCGTACGGCACGGTCGTGCTGCACGTCGCGCCGGAGGCGGCCGCCGGTGGGCCCCTCGACCGGGTGCGGGACGGGGACTGGATCACCCTCGACGTGGCCGGACGCAGCATCACGGTGGACGTACCGGATGAGGAGTTCGCGGCCCGCGAGCCGTCGGCGGCGCTGCAGGCCGCGCTGGCCCGTCCGGACCGCGGCTGGCAGAAGCTCTACGTGGACACTGTGCTCGGTGCCGACACAGGCGCTGACCTGGACTTCCTGGTCGGAGGGAGCGGAGACACGGTCAGCCGCGAATCCCACTGAGCCGCCGTTTCTGTCGGTGCCCGGTGGTAGACAGACGGGCATGACTCAGCTGCCGCCGTTCCCCGAGCTGCTCGACCTGATCGCCGAGCGGTCGGCCACCTTCCGCTCGGCGTTTGCCACCACCGGCGATCTTGGCTTGCGAGTGCCGGGCTGTCCGGACTGGACGCTGCGTGACCTGGTCGTGCACCTCGGCCAGGTCCAGCGGTCCTGGGCTGTCCGCGTGGCCGCCGGTCCGGCCGACAAGCCGGCGACCGTGACCCACGAGGAGCCCACCGGCGACCTGGGGGAGTGGTCGGCCGACTCGACGCGGGTGCTGCTCGACGCCCTGCGCGCCGCGGGACCGGACCGTGACTGCTGGACGTGGTGGGGCGAGTCCGAGGCCCCGATGACCTCCGGCGCGGTGGCGCGGCACCAGGTCCAGGAGGCGGCGGTGCACGCATGGGACGCCCAGGAGACCATCGGCAAACCCGAGCCGATCCCGGCCGGCGTTGCCGTCGACACCGTCGACGAGTTCCTGGTCGTCACGCTCGGCTCGCTCGGCGCGTGGCCGCACCGGCCGGCACGCTTTGCACTGTCAGCGGTCGAAGGCCCGGCCTGGACACTCGACCTGACACCCGCCGGGGTGAAGTCCGGCCCGGCCGCCAGCGGCGAACCCCTGGCCACACTGCGCGGCTCGGCCAGCGACCTCGTGCTCGCCCTCTACCACCGCATCCCGCTGGACAGCCTCGACGTCGACGGCGACCGCAAAGCCGTCGAGGAGCTGCTGGCCTGGGCCGGCACCGCCTGATCACTCCACCGGCAGATGATCCACCGAGTTGTAGTGATCCAGCACCAGCCGCCCCGACGACCCGTCGAAGCGGCTGATCGACGCGTTCAGCACCCGTCCCGCCTCGGCGACCACGGCGGCCAGCCTGGTCCAGTCCAGCCCCTCGATCACATAGCGCATCATCAGCACCACCGAATCGTGGGCGACGACCACCACCCGCTCACCGGCGTGCGTGGCATTGAGATCGTCCAGAAAACTCGTCAGACGCGCGGCGATGTCAGCGAAGTCCTCACCACCGGGCGGCCGGTAGGTGTACTCCGTGGCCTGCTCCCACCGCGCCCGCTCATCAGGGAACCGCTGGTCGACGGCCGCCCGCGTCAACATCTCCAGGTCACCCAGCAGCCGGTCCACCAGCCGGTCATCAGTCGACGGCTCCGGAAAGCTCAGCCCGGACGTCTCGGCGGCGATCCGCCACGTCTCCCGCGCCCGCAGATAAGGCGAGGTGATGACGGTCTCGGGCACCTGATCCGCGGGCAGCCCAGCCAGCCAGCGCCCGACCGCCCGGGCCTGCTCGACACCGGTCTCCGTCAGCTCCACGTCGGTGTCACGGCCACTGAGCCCCGACTCCAGCAGCCCTTTCTCATCAGCGAGCGGAAAAGCGACGTTCGCCGCACTCTGCCCGTGCCGGATCAGGATCAGTTCCGCGACGACACCCATGATCCGAGGCTAGCCACGAAAACCGGTGGCCCTCAACGAACTGAGGCGACCATCATGACCCGGTGACCAAGCCGAGCCTGCCCGCGTACCTGTCTGCCGCCGAGCCCGACCGGCCCCCGCGACAGCAGCGTACGGCCGCAGCCCCGGCGGTCTTTCCACTGCTGTCGTGACCGGCCCATTCGTCGCCGGGGTGATCGCGGGGTACGGCGTGGCCGTACCCGTCGGCGCCATCGCCGTCCTCATCGCCGGCCTGACCGCCCGGACCTCACTCCGGGTGGGCGCCGCCGCCGGCCTTGGCGCGGCCACCGCTGACGGTATTTACGCCCTGCTGGCCGTGCTGGGGGGTGCGGCGCTGGCCGGGGCTGTCGCCCCGATCGCCACGCCGCTGCGCTGGGCTGCGGCCGGTGTTTTGCTGCTGCTGGCCGCGCACACGGCGTGGTCCGCGCTGCGCAAGCCCGCGGTGGCGGCCTCTACCGACACGACGACGGCCGGTGCGGCGTACCTCGGCGTTCTCGTCCTTACTCTTCTCAACCCCATGACGATCGTCTACTTCGCCGCTCTGGTCCTGGGCCGCGGCGGCGCGGGGGGTGGGGTTTGGTTCGTGCTGGGCGCCTTCCTGGCCTCGGCCAGCTGGCAACTCCTGATCGCCGGGGGCGGCTCCCTGATCGGCCAGATCCTGACCGGTCCCCGCGGCCGCCGCACCACCGCCCTGATCTCCAGCGCAGTCATCACCATCCTGGCCATCAGCCTCATCACCCACTGACCCCATCCCGCCGGCCCGTCCCGCGCTCCAGCGCGGCGTCGCGCCTGCATCGGGCTCGAATGCGTCGGCGGACGGCGCCGAATTTGTTGAGCTCTGCGGCCGGCTTCCAGCCCAGGGACCCGGTCGCGAGTCGGCACTTCGCCGCGGTATCGCGCTGAGTCGTCGCGCCCGGCCAGGGGTGTCCAGCGGGTCACGCCAAACTGCGCCGGCCCAGCTTCCGCCTGACTGCGCGGTCCGCAAGAACGCAGACAACCCTCTGTCCCACTGGCGAGGCGAACCTGGACGTCGTTGTGACGCCCTAGAGGTGTTTGGTGGCCTCGCGGATCGAGAGCGGGGAGAGCGCGTCACGGTTGCGGTTCACATAGCGCCGGACAGCGTCGGGGTCCGTGCGGGCGTACTGCCGCAGCGCCCAGCCGATCGCCTTACGCACGAAAAAGTCGGAGTGCCCGGCCTGCCGCGTGCAATAGGTGAACAGCCGCTCGGTGTCCGTCTCCACGCCGTAGTGCAGCTGGTGCAGGATCGCCGTGCGGACCAGCCACTTGTCGCGGTCGGCCGACCAGGCGTCCATATCCGCACTGAGCTGCGGATGCCGCCGAACCAGTCCGCCGACCACCCGCGTCGCCAGCGGGTCGATGGTGTCCCACCACGGCTTCGTGGTGATCAGAGTGCGAAGGGTCGCCAGAAAACCAGGGCCCGGCACAGCAACATGCGTGCGCAGCCAGTCACAGGCAAAATACTGAAACTCGCGCTCCTCCCGCTCCCAGCACGCCAGCGCAACCTTGTGCAGGTCACCCTCGGCCGGTGCTCCCAGACCGGCCACCACGGTACGAGCGAGAGCCCGCTGCGCCGGCGTGGCCAGCCCCAGAAAGGCGAACTGGTCACGCATGTAAGCAGCCGCACCGGCAGCACGCTCCGGGTCGCGCGCCGCCTCGAACACCCGGACCAGCCGTTCCACCAGCTCATCGGCAAGTGGTCGCGTCATCCCACGATCATCGCACCGCGTCACGATGGTCTGCGGGCCGCGAATCAGGCGGAGTGCAAGTCGAACTCACCCTGGGTCACGCCAACGATGAAGGCGGCGAATGTGTCCCGTCCGAAGGTCAGCATCGGCCCTTGAGGATCCTTCGAGTCTCGGACCATGATCGTATTGCGGCCCGGCGCCAGCTCGACACATGCACCGCTTGAGCTGCGAGAACTCTTCCGCCAGACGAGCGCATCCACGATCGGATCATCCACCTAAAATGAGAAAAATGCCCATTTGGGCAGAGTTGAGAGAGACCCTCGGACTGTAGGCGCTGGAATACAAGATCGCAAGCAAATCACCAAGTGCACTTTGCAGATCGCACTTGTAGGCTGAGATCACAGCAGTCGTGCGCCAAGGGAGAGTCGCCATGACGGAGCCGGTTGGCCCTGCGCTGGCCCGAGCTCTGCTCTCGAAGGAGCTGAGAGCTCTTCGTGGCGATGCGCCCGCAGCAGACGTCGCCGGCGCGATGCACTGGTCTCTCGCAAAGCTCAATCGCATCGAAAACAACAAGGTGACGATCCAGGCCCTCGAGGTCGAGGCACTGGCGAAGCACTATGGAGTCACCGATGCAGAAGCGCTCGAACGGCTCGTTGGCCTGGCGCTGATCTCGCGCCAGCGCATGTGGTGGCGTGATCGTCATTTCCCCGACGAGTTGACGAACTTCATCGCCTTCGAGAACGACGCCTCTCATCTCTACGCGTACCAGGCCACTTTTGTCCCGCCACTACTGCAGACCAGGGCATACGCCGAGGCGCTCACCTCATCTGTTCTCCAGAAACCCGTCGACGACCCGACAGTGGCCGGTCTGGTCGACGCCAGGATGAAGCGGCGAGAGACCTTGATGGCCAGGCTGGCGAGTGGTCATCCGCCGTCGGTGAGCCAAGCGATCGACGAATCGGTCCTGTTGCGGCCGATCGGTGGCGCGGCGGTCATGGACGCTCAGCTTGACCACCTGGTCGAGATGGCCGGGCGCGAAACCGTTGAACTCACGGTCCTCCCGTTGCGCCTCGGCGTGCATCCCGGGCTCAGCGGAGCATTCGAGCTCCTGACCTTCACCGAAGATCGCGACTTGGACGTTGTCTTCATCGAAACTCCGGGGACCGACTTCCTGCTCACCGACACAGAAAACACCGCACCCTTCCGCCGGGTGATGGATGAGTTGCTCACCATGGGCGAGAGCCTTGACGAGACGGTGCGGAAGGTGCGCAAGACCCGGCGTCCTTAGTGGCCTTGGGTCTTTCAGGTCGCCCGATTTCGCAGATCGCGGATTCAGCAAGGACAATTCCCGCCTATGCCGGGCTCGGCGGACTTGTCAAGCCATTCGACGCTGACGTCGGGTCCATTATCGTTGTACCGGCCACCTGTTGTTTGCTCGTGCTCTCCACCGAGAGGAGTTCCCTCCTACCCGCCACCAGGACGACGCCGACGTCGGACCTCCCACCTAGAGAGGCTCGTCATGCCAGAATTCATCGGACCGGCGATCGCCCGCGACCGGGTTCGTACGCGCCTCCGTGAGCTCCGCGAAGCCCGCTCCCTGCAGGTTGGCGAGGTGGAGAGAGCCGTGCATTGGCCGGCCTCTGCCTTGGTCGATGTGGAATCCGGTACGCGGCTCATTGAGCCTCTCGAGCTTGAGACGGTTCTTTCCCACTACGGCTGCGACGACAGCGAGACGATCGAACTGGTTCGGCTGGTACGGATCGCCCGCACGCCGCTTTCTCAGGGGCGACATCAGCTCACCGGCGAGTACCTGCAATTTGCGGGCTACGAGTCCGAGGCGTCGAGAATCACGCATTACCAGCCGCTGATCGTGCCCGGTCTTCTCCAGACGACGGCTTACGCGCTCGCAGCGACCGCGACCATCCTGGGAGCGGGACCGACAGACTCCGATGTCGTCGCGGTGGTGCAGGTACGGCGTGAGCGACAGCGTGTTGTCGAGAGTCGTCTGGCCACGGACGACCTGCCGGCGATCGTGGCGATTGTGGACGAGGTGGTGCTGCGCCGGCGGATCGGCGGCGACGACGTCATGCGAGAGCAGTTGGAGCATCTGTCCACACAGGCAGCGCGGGCGCATGTCGAGTTGATCATTATGCCGACGGCGGTTGGTGGGCATGTCGGTCTGGGCGGAGTCTTCGAGCTGCTCGAGTTCCCCGATTCGCGCGACGACGACCTGGTCTTCATCGAGTCAGCCACCGGCGACACCCTGAGCCGTGATCCCGAAGTGACGACCCGATATCGCGGAAAGGCCGACAGGTTACGCGCTACGGGCCTCTCCGAGGACAACGCAAGAAGTCTGATACAGCAGGTCCTCGACGGGCGCTAGTAGCCTGGGTTGTACGGCGCCCGATTTTCGACGACGTCCCGATGCAGTGATACGGGGGCGACATCCATGTCCGATCAGATCCGTCAGGCCGTCGCCCGCGAACGATTGCGTGCGAGGCTTGTTGGCCTGCGGAAAGAGAGCGGTCTGAGCCCGGGCTCGGTGATCAGGCGCACGCACTGGTCCGTTTCCAAATTGCACCGCATCGAGACCGGAGCCGTCACGGTCCAGCCTGTCGATCTTGAGGCTCTCCTTCGGATGTACGGCGTTCGTGATCGAGGTCAGGTCGCGGAGTTGATCGACCTCGCACTCATCTCCCGTCGGCGGCAGTGGTGGAGCAGCTACCGACTCGACCCGGAATACCGCGAGTTTGTCGCGTACGAGAGCGAAGCTTCCCGGATCACCGTCTATCAGGCCCTGCTGATCCCTGGCCTGCTGCAAACGGAGCTCTACGCCAAGGCCGCCACCGCGTCGATCGGCAAGAAGTCCGACGACACCGACGTGCAGAACGCAATCGACGTCCGGATGCGCCGTCAGGCTGAGCTCTTCGGGAGAATCGCCGGGAGCCGGCCGCCAGAGCTTGTAGCCCTACTGGACGGCGCAGTCCTCGAACGTCCGATCGGTGGAGCCGACGTGATGCGTGCTCAACTCGACCATCTGGTGGAAGTGGCGCGGCAGCCGCATGTCCGGCTCGTTGTCGTGCCACTCCGGCACGGCGCCCGTCCAGGGCCGGGTGGACTCTTCGAACTGCTCCAGTTCAGGGGAACCGCCGATCCCGATGTCGTCTTCGTTCAGTCGCCCGTCAAGGATTTCGTGGTGAAGGACCCGGACGCCACCGCGGCGTACCACGACATTGTGGATGCCATTGTCGGCTCGGGCCTCACCCGCGACGCCGCGGTGGAGGAGATCCGCCGAATCCGCGACGGACTCTGACTCAGGGCCGGAAACCGCGGTTGTCTTCGATGGCCCGGATCAGGGCACGACGCACCTGACCGAACTTCTGCTTGTCCCGGGTGCGGAAGAGCACGATCCGTTTGCCGCGCCAGGTGGCTTCGATCGTCATGAAACGTGGGTTCTTCCGGAAGTCCGTGATCGCCCCCATCGCCACAGTGCAGGCAGAGAACACTCCGGCAAGGAGCATCCAGCCGGACTGCAACACCGCGGCTGAGGTTCCCGCGATAGCGGCCTCGATCAAGCCCATCACTGCGGTGACTTTGACGAGCGGGTACCGGTACGTCAGGCAGACGAGCACGTCATGCAGGTCTGCCAGGGGGATGCGAGCGCCGTCGATCTCCACGTACCAACTGGTGATGATGATCGTGTCGTCGAGGTAGATGATCCGCCATCGCGGGCGCCGGCCTCCGCCGCCACCTCCGAGCTCAGGTCCTTGATACATCGCCACCCCTCTCCTTAACGCTCATTAAACTGCTACCAGCGTCTTGCAGGAAGGATCCAGCCGACATCAAAGCGCCATCTGCGAAACCCAATCTGCAAAGTGCAGATATGGGTGGCCTTGCAGAGCAGACCTGAGGCAGGGGCAGTAGAGGGCCCGGGCATGGCCGGGTTCACTTCATTGACCGCGCGACTGCTGCAGTGACCTCGCTGCGGCCAGTTCTCGACAGCATGTCCGGTGGAGTTGTGATCCTCGAGCGTGCATCAGCCGCTAAGTCGATCGCCGTAGGGTGTCGTTCATGAGCGCGAAGCCGGCGGCGGGTGGGGGACGATGGGTCGATGTCGCGCCCGAGCGGCTGACGCGCTGGCTGGAGAACTTCGCCACCCGGCACGGCCCGTGGACGGCCGCAGGGCTGATCGTCACCGCCGAGGACGGCGCCACCGCGGAGCTCTCACCGCCGCCGGGCGCACCGCCCGTGGAAGACCTGGCGGCGTTGCAGCGTGAAGCCGCCGTCGCGCGCCGCATCGGGCTGCTCCTGGCGCGCAAGGGAGCGGTGGCGGTCGGCGTCGCGGAGGGCACCAAGCTGATCGTGTCCAAGGTCGACACGCACTACGTGCAGGGGCGTACCGCGGCCGGCGGCTGGTCGCAGCAGCGTTTTGCCCGCCGCCGCGACAACCAGGCCAAAGCAGCCGCTGCCGACGGTGCCGGCATCGCTGCCCGCCTGCTCCTCCCTGAGGTACGCACGCTCACCGCCCTGGTCACCGGCGGCGACCGCACGGCCGTGGAGACGATCCTGGCCACACCCAATCTGCGACCGCTGGCGCCGCTGATCAGCGACCGTTTCCTCGACGTCCCCGAACCCCGCAAAACTGTGCTCGAGGACGCCACCGCCGCGGCTCGAACAATCCAGATCCTCATCCAGGACCCCACCCCAGACCAATCAGCACCGAGCCACAAATAGCCACCTCCCGGCGCCGACAGAAACCACCGTGACAACGTCCGGAAGACCCAGCAGGCCCAACTTCCGCGAAGTTGGCCCCTCCCTCGCCTGCAGGCCCAACTTCCGTGATGTCGGGCCTACCTGCCAGCGGGAGGGCCCAACTTCCGTGATGTCGGGCCTACCTGCCAGCGGGAGGGCCCAACTTCCGTGATGTCGGGCCTACCTGCCAGCGGGAGGGCCCAACTTCCATGATGTCGGGCCTACCTACCGGGCAGGAAGGCCCAACTTCAGCGAAGTCGGGCCTACCTACAGGCAGGAAGGCCCAACTTCCGTGAAGTTGGGCCTTCACTTGCCGGACCGCGTCCAGGACGGCGTCGGAAAGCCGAGCAGCCGAGGCGAGACCGAAGTCACGCGCGCACGCGTCGGCGGGGCGAGACGTCCTGTGCGGTTACCGAGCACGGACCTGGCAGGGTGCGGGGATCTGCTCATGAGCGCCAGCGAATGGATCCCCGCGCCCGGTCTCGGCGGGAGCGACGATCAGGGCCATGCAATCAGGCACGACAGCCTGGCCTTGATCTGGAAAAAAGAGCGAACCAGGTACGACGGTCAGCAGGACATCCTGATCGTCAGCTCACCGCTCCGGCGGCGAACGTGTCGCAGTCCTTCGGGGAGCCCGAGCTGTACCCCTTGCTGAACCACTGCTGGCGCTGGGCGCTCGTGCCGTGTGTGAATTCGGCGGGGTTGACCGAGCCGCCGCTGCGCTGCTGGAGAGCGTCGTCACCGATTTTGGCGGCGGTGTCGAGGCCTTCCTGGATGTCCTGTTCGGTGATGCTCTTGAAGATTTTCTGGCCGGAGCCGTCGTCCGTGCCGGTGGCGTTCTTGGCCCAGGCGCCGGCGTAGCAGTCGGCCTGGAGTTCCAGCTTCACGGACTGGGCGTTGGCGCTGTCGGGGTCACGTTCCTGGGCGCGGCGCATCTCGGCCTCGGTGCCCAGGAGGTCCTGGATGTGGTGGCCGTATTCGTGGGCGAGGACGTAGGGCTGGGCGAATTCGCCCGGCGCGCCCAGCTGGTCGGCGAGGACCTTGTAGAAGGTCAGGTCGATGTAGACGCGGTCGTCGGCGGGGCAGTAGAACGGGCCGACGCCGGAGTCGGCGTTGCCGCAGCCGGTGCGGACGGCGTTGGAGAACAGGACCGTCTTGGCGGGTTTGTACTGTTCGCCGAAGTTGGCCGGGAGGGCTTCGACCCAGTAGTCCTGGATCGAGTTGACGTAGAGCACGTTGCGACAGTCGAGCTGCCCGCGGGCGTCCGACTGGGAACACTTCTGGCTGAGCGAAGTGTTGTCGCCGGTCTGCGGCGCGCCGCCGCTGTCGCCGGTGAGGTTGTTGATGCCGAAGTAACCGCCGACCAGAGCCAGCAGCACGGTGACGATGATGCCCGTCAGGCCGCCGCCGCCGATCGGGAGGCCGCCGATGCCGCCGCCGCCTCCACCTGAACCTCGCTGGTCGTCGATCTGACTGGTGTCGACCCTGGCGTTCTCGTTGAGTTCCATCTCATCCTCGCTCGCCCCATCCGGCACGTGTGGTCCGGCGCTTACCCGATGATCTTGCTCGCTAATCGGTTGGGAGGTCGCGGGGGGAGCCCGGTACAATCGGCGGGTGCTGCTCTGCGAAGGCTGACCTGCCCCGCGCCGACCGGGACCCTCGAGTCCGACTGGACCTGAGACCGTTCGGCGCTTCCGTGTGCCCTGAGCCAGCCTTCATTCTCTGAGAGCGAGACGCTTCCTCATGATTACCGCCACCGGACTTGAACTGCGCGCCGGCTCCCGGATCCTGATCTCACCGACGACGCTGCGGGTGCAGCCGGGTGACCGGATCGGGCTCGTCGGCCGGAACGGCGCCGGCAAGACGACCACGCTGAAGGTGCTCGCCGGTGAGGGCACGCCCTACGCCGGTGAGGTGACCCGCACCAGTGAGGTTGGTTACCTTCCGCAGGACCCGCGGACCGGCGACCTCAACGTCACCGCCCGCGACCGGGTGCTCTCGGCCCGCGGCCTCGACGTGCTCCTCTCCGAGATGCAAAAGCTGGAGATCGAGCTCGAGGAGAGCGCCGACGAGAAGCTGATCCGGAAGTACGGCCAGCTGGAGGACCAGTTCGCCAGCCTCGGCGGTTACGCGGCCGAGGCCGAGGCCGCCCGGATCTGCTCCAACCTGGGCCTGCCCGACCGGGCGCTGGCCCAGACGATCGGCACGCTCTCCGGTGGTCAGCGCCGCCGGATCGAGCTGGCGCGCATCCTCTTCCAGAACTCGGGTCAGAACGGCAAGGGCATACTGCTGCTCGACGAGCCGACGAACCACCTCGACCAGGACTCCATCACCTGGCTGCGCGGGTACATCTCGCAGCACAAGGGCGGCCTGATCGTGATCAGCCACGACGTCGACCTGCTCGAGGCCACGGTCAACCGGGTCTGGTATCTCGACGCGAACCGCGCCGAGGTCGACATGTACAACGTCGGCTGGAAGACGTACCTGGCGCAGCGGGAGACCGACGAGCGCCGGCGCCGCCGCGAGCGGGCCAACGCGGAGAAGAAGGCCGGTGCGCTGCTCGCGCAGGCCGACAAGATGCGGGCGAAGGCCACCAAGACCATCGCCGCGCAGAACATGGCGAAGCGGGCCAACAAGCTGCTCGACGGCCTGGAGGACGTACGCACCTCGGACCGGGTGGCGAAGGTCCGCTTCCCGAGCCCGGCACCGTGCGGCAAGACACCGCTCACCGCGCACGGCCTGTCGAAGTCCTACGGGTCGCTGGAGATCTTCGCCGACGTCGACGTCGCGGTCGACCGCGGCTCGCGCGTCGCGATCCTCGGCCTCAACGGCGCGGGCAAGACCACGCTCCTCCGCATTCTGGGCGGTCACCTCCAGTCCGACACCGGAGAGGTACGCCCGGGGCACGGTCTGCGACTCGGCTACTACGCCCAGGAGCACGAGACGCTGGACGTGGACCGCACGATCCTGGACCACATGCGCAGTGCCGGTGGCGAGCAGACCGACACCGAGCTGCGGAAGATCCTGGGTGCGTTCCTCTTCTCGGGTGACGACGTCGACAAGCCCGCCGGAGTGCTCTCCGGCGGTGAGAAGACCCGTCTCGCCCTCGCCACCCTGGTCTGTTCGGGTGCCAACGTCCTGCTGCTGGACGAGCCGACGAACAACCTCGACCCGATCAGCCGCGAGCAGGTGCTCGAC
Protein-coding regions in this window:
- a CDS encoding acVLRF1 family peptidyl-tRNA hydrolase, with product MSAKPAAGGGRWVDVAPERLTRWLENFATRHGPWTAAGLIVTAEDGATAELSPPPGAPPVEDLAALQREAAVARRIGLLLARKGAVAVGVAEGTKLIVSKVDTHYVQGRTAAGGWSQQRFARRRDNQAKAAAADGAGIAARLLLPEVRTLTALVTGGDRTAVETILATPNLRPLAPLISDRFLDVPEPRKTVLEDATAAARTIQILIQDPTPDQSAPSHK
- the ypfJ gene encoding KPN_02809 family neutral zinc metallopeptidase, which produces MELNENARVDTSQIDDQRGSGGGGGGIGGLPIGGGGLTGIIVTVLLALVGGYFGINNLTGDSGGAPQTGDNTSLSQKCSQSDARGQLDCRNVLYVNSIQDYWVEALPANFGEQYKPAKTVLFSNAVRTGCGNADSGVGPFYCPADDRVYIDLTFYKVLADQLGAPGEFAQPYVLAHEYGHHIQDLLGTEAEMRRAQERDPDSANAQSVKLELQADCYAGAWAKNATGTDDGSGQKIFKSITEQDIQEGLDTAAKIGDDALQQRSGGSVNPAEFTHGTSAQRQQWFSKGYSSGSPKDCDTFAAGAVS
- a CDS encoding ABC-F family ATP-binding cassette domain-containing protein; the encoded protein is MITATGLELRAGSRILISPTTLRVQPGDRIGLVGRNGAGKTTTLKVLAGEGTPYAGEVTRTSEVGYLPQDPRTGDLNVTARDRVLSARGLDVLLSEMQKLEIELEESADEKLIRKYGQLEDQFASLGGYAAEAEAARICSNLGLPDRALAQTIGTLSGGQRRRIELARILFQNSGQNGKGILLLDEPTNHLDQDSITWLRGYISQHKGGLIVISHDVDLLEATVNRVWYLDANRAEVDMYNVGWKTYLAQRETDERRRRRERANAEKKAGALLAQADKMRAKATKTIAAQNMAKRANKLLDGLEDVRTSDRVAKVRFPSPAPCGKTPLTAHGLSKSYGSLEIFADVDVAVDRGSRVAILGLNGAGKTTLLRILGGHLQSDTGEVRPGHGLRLGYYAQEHETLDVDRTILDHMRSAGGEQTDTELRKILGAFLFSGDDVDKPAGVLSGGEKTRLALATLVCSGANVLLLDEPTNNLDPISREQVLDAIANYPGAIVLVTHDAGAVQALKPDRAILLPDGDEDAWSDDLLELVELA